The following are encoded together in the Cicer arietinum cultivar CDC Frontier isolate Library 1 chromosome 2, Cicar.CDCFrontier_v2.0, whole genome shotgun sequence genome:
- the LOC113785490 gene encoding uncharacterized protein, with product MDPIKYIFEKPALTGRIARWQVMLSEYDITYVTQKAIKGSALADYLANHPVDDYKSMQCEFPDESIMVLSEEYDDGKWTLLFDGASNIMGHGIGVVLYLQKKKFIPITARLCFDCTNNMAEYEACAMGVLAALESKAKVLEVYGDSALVINQLNQEWETRDKKLIPYFTYIKELSLEFDKITFHHVPREDNQLADALATLSSMFQINRNDEIPSIKMESRDYPAYCHVMEEETDGKPWYHDIKHYLINREYPPGISENEKRTLRRLSASFFVNENILYKRNHDMVLLRCVDVNEAKEILQDIHDGSYGIHMNGHAMSRKILRAEYYWLTLEKDCYNYVKKCYKCQIYADNIHAPPVPLNTLSAPWPFSMWGIDVIGMIDKRNHDMVLLRCVDVNEAKEILQDIHDGSYGIHMNGHAMSRKILRAEYYWLTLEKDCYNYVKKCYKCQIYADNIHAPPVPLNTLSAP from the coding sequence ATGGATCCAATCAAGTACATTTTTGAAAAGCCCGCTCTCACAGGGCGAATTGCTCGATGGCAGGTGATGTTATCAGAATATGATATTACATATGTTACTCAGAAAGCCATCAAAGGGAGTGCCTTGGCAGATTATCTAGCTAATCATCCTGTTGATGATTATAAATCAATGCAATGTGAATTCCCAGACGAAAGTATCATGGTTTTGTCTGAAGAATATGATGATGGAAAATGGACCTTGTTGTTCGACGGGGCCTCAAACATAATGGGGCATGGGATTGGGGTTGTTTTATatctccaaaaaaaaaagttcatacCTATCACAGCgcgattgtgttttgattgtacaaaTAATATGGCAGAATATGAAGCTTGCGCCATGGGAGTTTTGGCGGCTTTGGAATCGAAAGCAAAAGTTCTAGAAGTATATGGAGATTCAGCCCTAGTCATTAATCAGCTTAACCAAGAATGGGAAACTCGAGATAAGAAGTTAATACCTTATTTTACCTACATAAAAGAATTGTCTTtagaatttgacaaaatcacgtTTCACCATGTCCCTCGAGAAgacaatcaattggctgatgCTTTGGCTACTTTATCATCTATGTTCCAAATAAATCGAAACGATGAAATCCCATCAATTAAAATGGAGAGTCGAGATTACCCAGCCTACTGCCATGTCATGGAAGAAGAAACTGACGGAAAACCGTGGTATCACGACATCAAACATTATCTTATAAATAGAGAATATCCTCCCGGAATATCGGAGAATGAGAAAAGAACTTTGAGACGGTTATCCGCGAGCTTTTTTGTGaacgaaaatattttgtataagagGAATCACGATATGGTACTCCTCAGATGTGTTGATGTTAATGAGGCGAAGGAAATTCTACAAGATATCCACGATGGCTCTTATGGGATCCATATGAATGGACACGCCATGTCTAGAAAGATTCTTCGAGCCGAATATTATTGGCTCACCCTAGAAAAAGATTGTTATAATTATGTAAAGAAATGttataaatgtcaaatatatgctgataaTATCCACGCCCCACCAGTGCCCCTGAACACCCTTTCAGCGCCCTGGCCATTCTCAATGTGGGGCATAGACGTCATCGGAATGATCGATAAGAGGAATCACGATATGGTACTCCTCAGATGTGTTGATGTTAATGAGGCGAAGGAAATTCTACAAGATATCCACGATGGCTCTTATGGGATCCATATGAATGGACACGCCATGTCTAGAAAGATTCTTCGAGCCGAATATTATTGGCTCACCCTAGAAAAAGATTGTTATAATTATGTAAAGAAGTGTTATAAGTgtcaaatatatgctgataaTATCCACGCCCCACCAGTGCCCCTGAACACACTTTCAGCGCCCTGA